A genomic segment from Phragmites australis chromosome 6, lpPhrAust1.1, whole genome shotgun sequence encodes:
- the LOC133921073 gene encoding uncharacterized protein LOC133921073 isoform X1: protein MGSGEVVDLWAMAAELERQFAGYKQRLAERNGSKHDDAAADDDTGGGVGNGGGEEAEVEAEAEAGGSGGSGHDVRGRMYEAYVRRRDERLREGWSARMERKEAEVKALWAHLELGGRAGASGGGEKAPGGGGPTTDDGTAGDDEMKTERNDDDKRRSSDAALAPKRISGKKHARTRSFSSSITTSRNRTDVGRRRALSQEPPPSEPHAAGDAGKDNRARPAGSAAGTTTATPRLKTSLRRKNSVKGHGFAKPAGPKLPRSLPRRASSGGLEPLSRDVVPPIADAAAPVQSHSSEQAVHGGTPKVSPPRPFVVRGNSCGGTDAANARTASPDSDCSEVVNAVADAEAKAKSTDIRKRSDEEVNASPDKLGNPNGEITSESDTEPSYVYINKDVVQEQAMRLPEPLAASDAEPEFCVKTNEENAEEPTAPTDATAAEIATTNAEEAPARESSDEASFSGRSGRSHPNSARPSFSSRDQSIERLLEADAALLRKKRAEKSALKTPSSAGSRDSGTARSPNGTVRGFKRFLSFGKKNRGREVTVIDCTSPSMPSLADDDSASGRWQSAGSIKPRMGSSDAASHDTDQGYPVSPRAACSLQSLVAASPAKSELAEIVPQEKSPKAHRSFFSFRSLNCGRR from the exons ATGGGCTCGGGAGAGGTGGTGGACCTGTGGGCGATGGCCGCCGAGCTTGAGCGGCAGTTCGCGGGGTACAAGCAGCGGCTTGCCGAGCGGAACGGCAGCAAGCACGACGATGCAGCCGCTGACGACGACACGGGCGGTGGTGTCGGCAACGGtggcggggaggaggcggaggtggaggcggaggcggaggcgggagGTAGTGGCGGCAGCGGACACGACGTGCGGGGGAGGATGTACGAGGCGTACGTGCGGAGGAGGGACGAGCGGCTGCGGGAAGGGTGGAGCGCGCGCATGGAGCGCAAGGAGGCCGAGGTCAAGGCGCTCTGGGCGCATCTCGAGCTCGGCGGTCGCGCAGGCgccagcggcggcggggagaaGGCCCCCGGCGGTGGTGGCCCGACGACGGACGACGGCACGGCCGGAGACGATGAG ATGAAAACTGAGCGAAACGACGACGACAAGAGAAGAAGCTCGGACGCTGCTCTTGCTCCGAAGAGGATTTCCGGCAAGAAACACGCGCGCACCAGGAGCTTCTCGTCGTCCATCACCACGAGCAGGAACCGCACCGACGTCGGGAGGCGGCGGGCGCTGTCGCAAGAACCGCCGCCGTCGGAGCCACACGCCGCCGGTGACGCCGGCAAGGACAACCGAGCGCGGCCGGCCGGCAGCGCGGCAGGCACAACCACAGCGACGCCGAGACTGAAGACGTCCTTAAGGCGCAAGAACTCCGTGAAAGGGCACGGCTTCGCTAAGCCCGCGGGACCGAAGCTGCCGCGCTCTCTGCCTCGACGGGCTAGCTCCGGCGGTCTCGAGCCTCTCAGCAGGGATGTTGTTCCGCCGATCGCCGATGCGGCTGCGCCGGTGCAGAGCCACTCGAGCGAGCAGGCTGTCCATGGCGGAACCCCAAAGGTTTCTCCGCCGAGGCCGTTCGTCGTCAGGGGCAACAGTTGCGGCGGCACCGACGCAGCGAACGCGCGAACCGCCTCGCCGGACTCAGATTGCAGCGAGGTGGTCAACGCTGTAGCGGACGCCGAAGCCAAAGCGAAGAGCACTGACATCAGGAAACGCAGCGACGAGGAAGTCAACGCCTCTCCTGACAAGCTTGGCAATCCGAATGGAGAGATCACCAGTGAATCGGACACTGAGCCGAGCTACGTCTACATTAACAAGGACGTCGTCCAGGAGCAAGCCATGCGCCTTCCCGAGCCTTTGGCTGCTTCGGATGCTGAGCCAGAGTTCTGTGTGAAGACCAACGAAGAGAATGCAGAAGAGCCGACGGCACCAACCGACGCCACTGCCGCAGAAATCGCGACGACAAATGCAGAAGAAGCACCAGCAAGAGAGAGCTCCGACGAGGCCTCTTTCTCCGGCAGGTCAGGGCGGTCCCATCCCAATAGCGCGCGGCCATCATTCAGCTCTCGGGATCAGTCCATCGAGAGGCTGCTCGAAGCGGACGCCGCTCTCCTGCGGAAGAAGCGCGCCGAGAAGAGCGCACTGAAGACGCCAAGCAGCGCGGGCAGTAGAGACTCCGGCACGGCGCGGTCGCCGAATGGGACGGTGAGGGGGTTCAAGAGGTTCCTGAGCTTCGGGAAGAAAAACAGAGGCAGGGAGGTCACCGTCATCGACTGCACGTCGCCGTCCATGCCCTCGCTGGCCGACGACGACAGCGCGAGCGGAAGGTGGCAGTCTGCTGGCTCGATCAAGCCCAGGATGGGCTCCTCGGATGCTGCCTCCCATGATACCGACCAAGGCTATCCGGTATCACCACGAG CAGCTTGCTCTTTGCAAAGCCTTGTAGCTGCTTCTCCTGCAAAGTCTGAACTGGCTGAGATAGTTCCACAGGAGAAATCGCCAAAAG CTCATCGATCATTCTTCTCATTTCGATCGCTCAATTGCGGAAGGCGCTGA
- the LOC133921073 gene encoding uncharacterized protein LOC133921073 isoform X2 produces MGSGEVVDLWAMAAELERQFAGYKQRLAERNGSKHDDAAADDDTGGGVGNGGGEEAEVEAEAEAGGSGGSGHDVRGRMYEAYVRRRDERLREGWSARMERKEAEVKALWAHLELGGRAGASGGGEKAPGGGGPTTDDGTAGDDEHVQMKTERNDDDKRRSSDAALAPKRISGKKHARTRSFSSSITTSRNRTDVGRRRALSQEPPPSEPHAAGDAGKDNRARPAGSAAGTTTATPRLKTSLRRKNSVKGHGFAKPAGPKLPRSLPRRASSGGLEPLSRDVVPPIADAAAPVQSHSSEQAVHGGTPKVSPPRPFVVRGNSCGGTDAANARTASPDSDCSEVVNAVADAEAKAKSTDIRKRSDEEVNASPDKLGNPNGEITSESDTEPSYVYINKDVVQEQAMRLPEPLAASDAEPEFCVKTNEENAEEPTAPTDATAAEIATTNAEEAPARESSDEASFSGRSGRSHPNSARPSFSSRDQSIERLLEADAALLRKKRAEKSALKTPSSAGSRDSGTARSPNGTVRGFKRFLSFGKKNRGREVTVIDCTSPSMPSLADDDSASGRWQSAGSIKPRMGSSDAASHDTDQGYPVSPRAACSLQSLVAASPAKSELAEIVPQEKSPKGKYFCAAYN; encoded by the exons ATGGGCTCGGGAGAGGTGGTGGACCTGTGGGCGATGGCCGCCGAGCTTGAGCGGCAGTTCGCGGGGTACAAGCAGCGGCTTGCCGAGCGGAACGGCAGCAAGCACGACGATGCAGCCGCTGACGACGACACGGGCGGTGGTGTCGGCAACGGtggcggggaggaggcggaggtggaggcggaggcggaggcgggagGTAGTGGCGGCAGCGGACACGACGTGCGGGGGAGGATGTACGAGGCGTACGTGCGGAGGAGGGACGAGCGGCTGCGGGAAGGGTGGAGCGCGCGCATGGAGCGCAAGGAGGCCGAGGTCAAGGCGCTCTGGGCGCATCTCGAGCTCGGCGGTCGCGCAGGCgccagcggcggcggggagaaGGCCCCCGGCGGTGGTGGCCCGACGACGGACGACGGCACGGCCGGAGACGATGAG CACGTGCAGATGAAAACTGAGCGAAACGACGACGACAAGAGAAGAAGCTCGGACGCTGCTCTTGCTCCGAAGAGGATTTCCGGCAAGAAACACGCGCGCACCAGGAGCTTCTCGTCGTCCATCACCACGAGCAGGAACCGCACCGACGTCGGGAGGCGGCGGGCGCTGTCGCAAGAACCGCCGCCGTCGGAGCCACACGCCGCCGGTGACGCCGGCAAGGACAACCGAGCGCGGCCGGCCGGCAGCGCGGCAGGCACAACCACAGCGACGCCGAGACTGAAGACGTCCTTAAGGCGCAAGAACTCCGTGAAAGGGCACGGCTTCGCTAAGCCCGCGGGACCGAAGCTGCCGCGCTCTCTGCCTCGACGGGCTAGCTCCGGCGGTCTCGAGCCTCTCAGCAGGGATGTTGTTCCGCCGATCGCCGATGCGGCTGCGCCGGTGCAGAGCCACTCGAGCGAGCAGGCTGTCCATGGCGGAACCCCAAAGGTTTCTCCGCCGAGGCCGTTCGTCGTCAGGGGCAACAGTTGCGGCGGCACCGACGCAGCGAACGCGCGAACCGCCTCGCCGGACTCAGATTGCAGCGAGGTGGTCAACGCTGTAGCGGACGCCGAAGCCAAAGCGAAGAGCACTGACATCAGGAAACGCAGCGACGAGGAAGTCAACGCCTCTCCTGACAAGCTTGGCAATCCGAATGGAGAGATCACCAGTGAATCGGACACTGAGCCGAGCTACGTCTACATTAACAAGGACGTCGTCCAGGAGCAAGCCATGCGCCTTCCCGAGCCTTTGGCTGCTTCGGATGCTGAGCCAGAGTTCTGTGTGAAGACCAACGAAGAGAATGCAGAAGAGCCGACGGCACCAACCGACGCCACTGCCGCAGAAATCGCGACGACAAATGCAGAAGAAGCACCAGCAAGAGAGAGCTCCGACGAGGCCTCTTTCTCCGGCAGGTCAGGGCGGTCCCATCCCAATAGCGCGCGGCCATCATTCAGCTCTCGGGATCAGTCCATCGAGAGGCTGCTCGAAGCGGACGCCGCTCTCCTGCGGAAGAAGCGCGCCGAGAAGAGCGCACTGAAGACGCCAAGCAGCGCGGGCAGTAGAGACTCCGGCACGGCGCGGTCGCCGAATGGGACGGTGAGGGGGTTCAAGAGGTTCCTGAGCTTCGGGAAGAAAAACAGAGGCAGGGAGGTCACCGTCATCGACTGCACGTCGCCGTCCATGCCCTCGCTGGCCGACGACGACAGCGCGAGCGGAAGGTGGCAGTCTGCTGGCTCGATCAAGCCCAGGATGGGCTCCTCGGATGCTGCCTCCCATGATACCGACCAAGGCTATCCGGTATCACCACGAG CAGCTTGCTCTTTGCAAAGCCTTGTAGCTGCTTCTCCTGCAAAGTCTGAACTGGCTGAGATAGTTCCACAGGAGAAATCGCCAAAAGGTAAATATTTTTGTGCTGCCTACAATTAA
- the LOC133921074 gene encoding uncharacterized protein LOC133921074 isoform X1, which translates to MEHHHHKPGLRVRLRITTARRRAWLSAGLRSACRKPPRRDPADSVHKVARREIGGGHRRPPRPAAPSSSAFSCPEKFCNFQLQEEYDTYDDEVHFLVQLPFLWSRTKIIEIVAAKDIIFALAQSGLCAAFIRTTNKRICYLNISPDEVIRSLFYNKNNESLITVSVYESDHFSSLKCRTTPIEYIRRGQLNDGFPLFETESLKYPGFVEFDDVNGKVLTFSAQDSTYKVFDLKNYNFLYSICDKNIQEIKISPGIMLVIYHKTNCNVPLTILSIEDGTPLKTFTQLLHRNRKVDFIEQFNEKLLVKQAKENLQIVDVRNSDLIEVNKTEFMTPSAFIFLYENNLFLTFCNRTVAAWNFRGELVTSFDDHELWHPNCNTNNIYITADQDLIISYCKDSKQVLDGFDGEAREASPMGSINMSNIFTGKCVAKISPSDPTLMVAPRKRSDSSRSTIRSTVSEALEDITALFYDEDRNEIYTGNSKGLVHVWSN; encoded by the exons ATGGAGCACCATCACCACAAGCCCGGCCTGCGCGTGCGCCTCCGCATCACCACGGCGCGGCGCCGCGCGTGGCTCTCCGCTGGCCTGCGCTCCGCGTGCCGCAAGCCGCCGCGCCGCGACCCAGCCGACTCCGTCCACAAGGTCGCCCGCCGCGAGATCGGCGGCGGCCATCGACGTCCGCCGCGGCCCGcggccccctcctcctccgcgttcTCATGCCCCGAGAAATTCTGCAACTTCCAGCTCCAG GAAGAATATGACACCTATGATGATGAAGTCCATTTTCTTGTCCAGCTGCCATTTTTGTGGAGTAGAACCAAAATTATCGAGATTGTTGCAGCCAAAGACATTATATTTGCACTTGCCCAATCAGGTTTATGTGCTGCATTCATTCGTA CAACAAACAAACGCATATGCTACTTGAATATAAGTCCTGATGAAGTTATTAGGAGCTTGTTTTATAACAAGAACAATGAATCCCTTATCACTGTTTCAGTTTATGAATCAGATCATTTCAGTTCGTTGAAGTGCAGAACAACTCCAATAGA GTACATCAGAAGAGGTCAATTGAATGATGGATTTCCTTTATTTGAAACTGAATCTCTAAAGTATCCTGGATTTGTTGAGTTTGATGACGTTAATGGCAAAGTATTAACTTTTTCGGCCCAGGATAG CACTTACAAAGTATTTGATCTAAAGAACTACAACTTTCTGTATTCCATATGCGATAAGAACATCCAGGAGATAAAAATAAG TCCTGGAATCATGCTCGTGATATACCATAAAACAAATTGTAATGTTCCACTTACGATACTGTCGATTGAGGATGGAACTCCGCTGAAAACCTTCACTCAGTTGCTGCATCGAAATAGAAAGGTTGACTTCATTGAGCAGTTCAATGAGAAGCTTCTAGTGAAGCAAGCCAAGGAAAACCTCCAGATTGTTGAT GTTAGGAACTCCGATTTGATTGAGGTCAACAAAACTGAGTTCATGACCCCCTCAGCATTCATCTTTCTCTACGAAAACAATCTATTCCTGACATTTTGCAATAGGACAGTTGCAGCTTGGAATTTTCGTGGAGAGCTAGTTACCTCGTTTGATGATCATGAGTTGTGGCATCCTAACTGCAATACCAATAATATATACATCACTGCCGACCAGGACTTGATCATCTCATATTGCAAAGATTCAAAGCAGGTCCTTGATGGTTTTGATGGCGAGGCCAGAGAAG CTTCGCCCATGGGATCAATTAACATGAGCAACATCTTTACGGGGAAGTGTGTTGCAAAGATCTCCCCCAGTGATCCTACTCTGATGGTTGCTCCTCGAAAGAGAAGCGACAGCAGCAGATCTACTATCCGTAGCACTGTCTCTGAAGCTCTTGAGGACATTACCGCCCTCTTCTATGACGAGGACCGCAATGAAATCTACACTGGAAACAGTAAAGGCCTGGTGCATGTCTGGTCAAATTAA
- the LOC133921074 gene encoding uncharacterized protein LOC133921074 isoform X2, producing MEHHHHKPGLRVRLRITTARRRAWLSAGLRSACRKPPRRDPADSVHKVARREIGGGHRRPPRPAAPSSSAFSCPEKFCNFQLQEEYDTYDDEVHFLVQLPFLWSRTKIIEIVAAKDIIFALAQSATNKRICYLNISPDEVIRSLFYNKNNESLITVSVYESDHFSSLKCRTTPIEYIRRGQLNDGFPLFETESLKYPGFVEFDDVNGKVLTFSAQDSTYKVFDLKNYNFLYSICDKNIQEIKISPGIMLVIYHKTNCNVPLTILSIEDGTPLKTFTQLLHRNRKVDFIEQFNEKLLVKQAKENLQIVDVRNSDLIEVNKTEFMTPSAFIFLYENNLFLTFCNRTVAAWNFRGELVTSFDDHELWHPNCNTNNIYITADQDLIISYCKDSKQVLDGFDGEAREASPMGSINMSNIFTGKCVAKISPSDPTLMVAPRKRSDSSRSTIRSTVSEALEDITALFYDEDRNEIYTGNSKGLVHVWSN from the exons ATGGAGCACCATCACCACAAGCCCGGCCTGCGCGTGCGCCTCCGCATCACCACGGCGCGGCGCCGCGCGTGGCTCTCCGCTGGCCTGCGCTCCGCGTGCCGCAAGCCGCCGCGCCGCGACCCAGCCGACTCCGTCCACAAGGTCGCCCGCCGCGAGATCGGCGGCGGCCATCGACGTCCGCCGCGGCCCGcggccccctcctcctccgcgttcTCATGCCCCGAGAAATTCTGCAACTTCCAGCTCCAG GAAGAATATGACACCTATGATGATGAAGTCCATTTTCTTGTCCAGCTGCCATTTTTGTGGAGTAGAACCAAAATTATCGAGATTGTTGCAGCCAAAGACATTATATTTGCACTTGCCCAATCAG CAACAAACAAACGCATATGCTACTTGAATATAAGTCCTGATGAAGTTATTAGGAGCTTGTTTTATAACAAGAACAATGAATCCCTTATCACTGTTTCAGTTTATGAATCAGATCATTTCAGTTCGTTGAAGTGCAGAACAACTCCAATAGA GTACATCAGAAGAGGTCAATTGAATGATGGATTTCCTTTATTTGAAACTGAATCTCTAAAGTATCCTGGATTTGTTGAGTTTGATGACGTTAATGGCAAAGTATTAACTTTTTCGGCCCAGGATAG CACTTACAAAGTATTTGATCTAAAGAACTACAACTTTCTGTATTCCATATGCGATAAGAACATCCAGGAGATAAAAATAAG TCCTGGAATCATGCTCGTGATATACCATAAAACAAATTGTAATGTTCCACTTACGATACTGTCGATTGAGGATGGAACTCCGCTGAAAACCTTCACTCAGTTGCTGCATCGAAATAGAAAGGTTGACTTCATTGAGCAGTTCAATGAGAAGCTTCTAGTGAAGCAAGCCAAGGAAAACCTCCAGATTGTTGAT GTTAGGAACTCCGATTTGATTGAGGTCAACAAAACTGAGTTCATGACCCCCTCAGCATTCATCTTTCTCTACGAAAACAATCTATTCCTGACATTTTGCAATAGGACAGTTGCAGCTTGGAATTTTCGTGGAGAGCTAGTTACCTCGTTTGATGATCATGAGTTGTGGCATCCTAACTGCAATACCAATAATATATACATCACTGCCGACCAGGACTTGATCATCTCATATTGCAAAGATTCAAAGCAGGTCCTTGATGGTTTTGATGGCGAGGCCAGAGAAG CTTCGCCCATGGGATCAATTAACATGAGCAACATCTTTACGGGGAAGTGTGTTGCAAAGATCTCCCCCAGTGATCCTACTCTGATGGTTGCTCCTCGAAAGAGAAGCGACAGCAGCAGATCTACTATCCGTAGCACTGTCTCTGAAGCTCTTGAGGACATTACCGCCCTCTTCTATGACGAGGACCGCAATGAAATCTACACTGGAAACAGTAAAGGCCTGGTGCATGTCTGGTCAAATTAA
- the LOC133921076 gene encoding uncharacterized protein LOC133921076 isoform X2: protein MEAGSSSTSPAAAAASRRVPEELKLRRKTLETVLEQCQRALEMMREDGLGEAAEEGENPKEEVKEEEGCGVADGDGCGDEGAEPPPPSDADYETDELCDLLKSRVQSPEFLEKLDNIHKSVYQHGADETVSWDIISATDIWDDKSMNVSDDSEDGYVLVKQEDIVDGIACFMAAYLLSLKETKDLTPNQLQQALSKTFSAKKRKSKLRKAWDGTKVVYNVASWSATAIGIYQNPAIIQAATAAFWTSCRVISKFL from the exons ATGGAGGCGGGCTCCTCGTCCACGTCAcctgcggctgcggcggcgagcCGGAGGGTGCCGGAGGAGCTGAAGCTGCGGCGGAAGACGCTGGAAACGGTGCTGGAGCAGTGCCAGCGCGCGCTCGAGATGATGCGCGAGGACGGTCTGGGGGAGGCCGCGGAGGAGGGGGAGAATCCGAAGGaggaggtgaaggaggaggaggggtgCGGCGTTGCTGACGGCGACGGCTGCGGTGACGAGGGGGCGGAGCCGCCGCCCCCGTCGGACGCCGACTACGAGACGGACGAG CTATGTGATCTTCTCAAATCAAGGGTTCAATCGCCTGAATTTCTCGAGAAGCTAGATAACATTCATAAATCAGTATATCAACATGGTGCAG ATGAAACTGTATCTTGGGATATTATAAGTGCAACAGATATATGGGATGATAAGAGTATGAATGTGAGTGATGATTCAGAGGATGGATATGTTCTTGTTAAGCAAGAGGACATAGTTGATGGGATTGCATGCTTTATGGCTGCATACTTGCTATCACTGAAAGAAACTAAG GACTTGACGCCCAATCAACTTCAACAAG CTCTTAGCAAGACATTTTCAGCTAAGAAGAGGAAAAGCAAGCTTCGGAAGGCATGGGATGGAACAAAAGTTGTTTACAATGTAGCATCATGGAGTGCCACAGCTATTGG TATCTACCAGAATCCAGCGATTATACAAGCAGCAACTGCAGCCTTTTGGACATCCTGTCGTGTAATATCCAAGTTTCTGTGA
- the LOC133921076 gene encoding uncharacterized protein LOC133921076 isoform X1: MEAGSSSTSPAAAAASRRVPEELKLRRKTLETVLEQCQRALEMMREDGLGEAAEEGENPKEEVKEEEGCGVADGDGCGDEGAEPPPPSDADYETDELCDLLKSRVQSPEFLEKLDNIHKSVYQHGAVDETVSWDIISATDIWDDKSMNVSDDSEDGYVLVKQEDIVDGIACFMAAYLLSLKETKDLTPNQLQQALSKTFSAKKRKSKLRKAWDGTKVVYNVASWSATAIGIYQNPAIIQAATAAFWTSCRVISKFL; this comes from the exons ATGGAGGCGGGCTCCTCGTCCACGTCAcctgcggctgcggcggcgagcCGGAGGGTGCCGGAGGAGCTGAAGCTGCGGCGGAAGACGCTGGAAACGGTGCTGGAGCAGTGCCAGCGCGCGCTCGAGATGATGCGCGAGGACGGTCTGGGGGAGGCCGCGGAGGAGGGGGAGAATCCGAAGGaggaggtgaaggaggaggaggggtgCGGCGTTGCTGACGGCGACGGCTGCGGTGACGAGGGGGCGGAGCCGCCGCCCCCGTCGGACGCCGACTACGAGACGGACGAG CTATGTGATCTTCTCAAATCAAGGGTTCAATCGCCTGAATTTCTCGAGAAGCTAGATAACATTCATAAATCAGTATATCAACATGGTGCAG TAGATGAAACTGTATCTTGGGATATTATAAGTGCAACAGATATATGGGATGATAAGAGTATGAATGTGAGTGATGATTCAGAGGATGGATATGTTCTTGTTAAGCAAGAGGACATAGTTGATGGGATTGCATGCTTTATGGCTGCATACTTGCTATCACTGAAAGAAACTAAG GACTTGACGCCCAATCAACTTCAACAAG CTCTTAGCAAGACATTTTCAGCTAAGAAGAGGAAAAGCAAGCTTCGGAAGGCATGGGATGGAACAAAAGTTGTTTACAATGTAGCATCATGGAGTGCCACAGCTATTGG TATCTACCAGAATCCAGCGATTATACAAGCAGCAACTGCAGCCTTTTGGACATCCTGTCGTGTAATATCCAAGTTTCTGTGA